A region of Saccopteryx leptura isolate mSacLep1 chromosome X, mSacLep1_pri_phased_curated, whole genome shotgun sequence DNA encodes the following proteins:
- the DDX3X gene encoding ATP-dependent RNA helicase DDX3X isoform X2 yields MSHVAVENALGLDQQFAGLDLNSSDNPSGGSTASRRYIPPHLRNREAAKGFYDKDSSGWSSSKDKDAYSSFGSRGDSRGKSSFFSDRGSGSRGRFDDRGRGDYDGIGGRGDRSGFGKYERGGNSRWCDKSDEDDWSKPLPPSERLEQELFSGGNTGINFEKYDDIPVEATGNNCPPHIESFSDVEMGEIIMGNIELTRYTRPTPVQKHAIPIIKEKRDLMACAQTGSGKTAAFLLPILSQIYSDGPGEALRAMKENGRYGRRKQYPISLVLAPTRELAVQIYEEARKFSYRSRVRPCVVYGGADIGQQIRDLERGCHLLVATPGRLVDMMERGKIGLDFCKYLVLDEADRMLDMGFEPQIRRIVEQDTMPPKGVRHTMMFSATFPKEIQMLARDFLDEYIFLAVGRVGSTSENITQKVVWVEEADKRSFLLDLLNATGKDSLTLVFVETKKGADSLEDFLYHEGYACTSIHGDRSQRDREEALHQFRSGKSPILVATAVAARGLDISNVKHVINFDLPSDIEEYVHRIGRTGRVGNLGLATSFFNERNVNITKDLLDLLVEAKQEVPSWLENMAYEHHYKGSSRGRSKSSRFSGGFGARDYRQSSGAGSSSFSSSRASSSRSGGGGHGGSRGFGGGGYGGFYNSDGYGGNYNSQGVDWWGN; encoded by the exons ATGAGTCATGTGGCGGTGGAAAATGCGCTCGGGCTGGACCAGCAG TTTGCTGGCCTAGACCTGAACTCTTCAGATAATCCGAGCGGAGGAAGTACAGCCAGCA ggCGCTATATTCCTCCTCACTTAAGGAACAGAGAAGCTGCTAAAG gATTCTACGATAAAGACAGTTCAGGGTGGAGTTCTAGTAAAGATAAGGATGCATACAGCAGTTTTGGATCTCGTGGTGATTCAAGAGGAAAGTCTAGTTTCTTCAGTGATCGTGGAAGTGGGTCAAGGGGAAG GTTTGATGATCGAGGACGGGGTGACTATGATGGCATTGGCGGCCGTGGTGACAGAAGTGGCTTTGGCAAATATGAACGTGGTGGAAATAGCCGCTGGTGTGACAAATCAGATGAGGATGATTGGTCAAAACCACTCCCACCAAGTGAACGCTTGGAACA GGAACTCTTTTCTGGAGGTAACACTGGGATTAActttgagaaatatgatgatattCCAGTTGAGGCAACAGGCAACAACTGTCCTCCACACATTGAAAGT TTCAGTGATGTCGAGATGGGAGAAATTATTATGGGAAACATTGAGCTTACTCGTTATACTCGCCCAACTCCAGTACAAAAGCATGCTATTCCTATtatcaaagagaaaagagacttgaTGGCTTGTGCCCAAACAG GGTCTGGAAAAACTGCagcatttcttttgcccatcttGAGTCAGATTTATTCGGATGGTCCAGGCGAGGCCTTGAGGGCCATGaag GAAAATGGACGGTATGGGCGCCGCAAACAATACCCGATCTCCTTGGTGTTAGCACCAACCAGAGAACTGGCAGTGCAGATCTATGAGGAAGCCAGGAAA TTTTCATACAGATCTAGAGTTCGTCCTTGTGTTGTTTATGGTGGTGCCGATATTGGTCAACAGATTCGAGACTTAGAACGTGGGTGCCACTTGTTAGTAGCCACTCCAGGACGTCTAGTGGATATgatggaaagaggaaaaattggATTAGACTTCTGCAa ATACTTGGTGTTGGATGAAGCTGATCGGATGTTGGATATGGGGTTTGAACCTCAGATACGTAGAATAGTTGAACAAGATACTATGCCACCAAAGGGAGTTCGCCACACTATGATGTTTAGTGCTACTTTCCCTAAGGAAATACAG aTGCTTGCTCGTGATTTCTTGGATGAATATATCTTTTTGGCTGTGGGAAGAGTTGGCTCTACCTCTGAAAACATCACACAGAAAGTAGTTTGGGTGGAAGAGGCAGACAAACGGTCATTTCTGCTTGATCTTCTAAATGCAACAG gcAAGGATTCACTGACCTTAGTGTTTGTGGAGACCAAAAAGGGTGCAGATTCTCTTGAAGATTTCTTATACCATGAAGGCTATGCTTGTACCAGTATCCATGGAGACCGGtctcagagagatagagaagaggcCCTTCACCAGTTCCGCTCAGGAAAAAGTCCTATTCTAGTGGCTACAGCA GTAGCAGCCAGAGGACTGGACATTTCAAATGTGAAACATGTTATCAATTTTGACCTGCCAAGTGATATTGAAGAATATGTACATCGTATTGGCCGTACAGGACGTGTAGGAAATCTTG GTCTTGCCACCTCATTCTTTAATGAGAGGAACGTAAATATTACAAAGGATTTGTTGGATCTGCTCGTTGAAGCTAAACAAGAAGTACCATCTTGGTTAGAAAACATGGCGTATGAGCACCACTACAAGGGCAGCAGTCGGGGACGATCTAAGAG TAGTAGATTCAGCGGCGGATTTGGTGCCAGAGACTACCGACAGAGTAGTGGTGCCGGCAGTTCCAGCTTCAGCAGCAGCCGGGCGAGCAGCAGCCGCAGCGGTGGAGGTGGCCATGGTGGCAGCAGAGGGTTTGGAGGAG GTGGCTACGGAGGCTTTTACAACAGTGATGGATATGGAGGAAATTATAACTCCCAGGGGGTTGACTGGTGGGGTAACTGA
- the DDX3X gene encoding ATP-dependent RNA helicase DDX3X isoform X1 yields the protein MSHVAVENALGLDQQFAGLDLNSSDNPSGGSTASKGRYIPPHLRNREAAKGFYDKDSSGWSSSKDKDAYSSFGSRGDSRGKSSFFSDRGSGSRGRFDDRGRGDYDGIGGRGDRSGFGKYERGGNSRWCDKSDEDDWSKPLPPSERLEQELFSGGNTGINFEKYDDIPVEATGNNCPPHIESFSDVEMGEIIMGNIELTRYTRPTPVQKHAIPIIKEKRDLMACAQTGSGKTAAFLLPILSQIYSDGPGEALRAMKENGRYGRRKQYPISLVLAPTRELAVQIYEEARKFSYRSRVRPCVVYGGADIGQQIRDLERGCHLLVATPGRLVDMMERGKIGLDFCKYLVLDEADRMLDMGFEPQIRRIVEQDTMPPKGVRHTMMFSATFPKEIQMLARDFLDEYIFLAVGRVGSTSENITQKVVWVEEADKRSFLLDLLNATGKDSLTLVFVETKKGADSLEDFLYHEGYACTSIHGDRSQRDREEALHQFRSGKSPILVATAVAARGLDISNVKHVINFDLPSDIEEYVHRIGRTGRVGNLGLATSFFNERNVNITKDLLDLLVEAKQEVPSWLENMAYEHHYKGSSRGRSKSSRFSGGFGARDYRQSSGAGSSSFSSSRASSSRSGGGGHGGSRGFGGGGYGGFYNSDGYGGNYNSQGVDWWGN from the exons ATGAGTCATGTGGCGGTGGAAAATGCGCTCGGGCTGGACCAGCAG TTTGCTGGCCTAGACCTGAACTCTTCAGATAATCCGAGCGGAGGAAGTACAGCCAGCA aagggCGCTATATTCCTCCTCACTTAAGGAACAGAGAAGCTGCTAAAG gATTCTACGATAAAGACAGTTCAGGGTGGAGTTCTAGTAAAGATAAGGATGCATACAGCAGTTTTGGATCTCGTGGTGATTCAAGAGGAAAGTCTAGTTTCTTCAGTGATCGTGGAAGTGGGTCAAGGGGAAG GTTTGATGATCGAGGACGGGGTGACTATGATGGCATTGGCGGCCGTGGTGACAGAAGTGGCTTTGGCAAATATGAACGTGGTGGAAATAGCCGCTGGTGTGACAAATCAGATGAGGATGATTGGTCAAAACCACTCCCACCAAGTGAACGCTTGGAACA GGAACTCTTTTCTGGAGGTAACACTGGGATTAActttgagaaatatgatgatattCCAGTTGAGGCAACAGGCAACAACTGTCCTCCACACATTGAAAGT TTCAGTGATGTCGAGATGGGAGAAATTATTATGGGAAACATTGAGCTTACTCGTTATACTCGCCCAACTCCAGTACAAAAGCATGCTATTCCTATtatcaaagagaaaagagacttgaTGGCTTGTGCCCAAACAG GGTCTGGAAAAACTGCagcatttcttttgcccatcttGAGTCAGATTTATTCGGATGGTCCAGGCGAGGCCTTGAGGGCCATGaag GAAAATGGACGGTATGGGCGCCGCAAACAATACCCGATCTCCTTGGTGTTAGCACCAACCAGAGAACTGGCAGTGCAGATCTATGAGGAAGCCAGGAAA TTTTCATACAGATCTAGAGTTCGTCCTTGTGTTGTTTATGGTGGTGCCGATATTGGTCAACAGATTCGAGACTTAGAACGTGGGTGCCACTTGTTAGTAGCCACTCCAGGACGTCTAGTGGATATgatggaaagaggaaaaattggATTAGACTTCTGCAa ATACTTGGTGTTGGATGAAGCTGATCGGATGTTGGATATGGGGTTTGAACCTCAGATACGTAGAATAGTTGAACAAGATACTATGCCACCAAAGGGAGTTCGCCACACTATGATGTTTAGTGCTACTTTCCCTAAGGAAATACAG aTGCTTGCTCGTGATTTCTTGGATGAATATATCTTTTTGGCTGTGGGAAGAGTTGGCTCTACCTCTGAAAACATCACACAGAAAGTAGTTTGGGTGGAAGAGGCAGACAAACGGTCATTTCTGCTTGATCTTCTAAATGCAACAG gcAAGGATTCACTGACCTTAGTGTTTGTGGAGACCAAAAAGGGTGCAGATTCTCTTGAAGATTTCTTATACCATGAAGGCTATGCTTGTACCAGTATCCATGGAGACCGGtctcagagagatagagaagaggcCCTTCACCAGTTCCGCTCAGGAAAAAGTCCTATTCTAGTGGCTACAGCA GTAGCAGCCAGAGGACTGGACATTTCAAATGTGAAACATGTTATCAATTTTGACCTGCCAAGTGATATTGAAGAATATGTACATCGTATTGGCCGTACAGGACGTGTAGGAAATCTTG GTCTTGCCACCTCATTCTTTAATGAGAGGAACGTAAATATTACAAAGGATTTGTTGGATCTGCTCGTTGAAGCTAAACAAGAAGTACCATCTTGGTTAGAAAACATGGCGTATGAGCACCACTACAAGGGCAGCAGTCGGGGACGATCTAAGAG TAGTAGATTCAGCGGCGGATTTGGTGCCAGAGACTACCGACAGAGTAGTGGTGCCGGCAGTTCCAGCTTCAGCAGCAGCCGGGCGAGCAGCAGCCGCAGCGGTGGAGGTGGCCATGGTGGCAGCAGAGGGTTTGGAGGAG GTGGCTACGGAGGCTTTTACAACAGTGATGGATATGGAGGAAATTATAACTCCCAGGGGGTTGACTGGTGGGGTAACTGA